A window of Anomalospiza imberbis isolate Cuckoo-Finch-1a 21T00152 chromosome 4, ASM3175350v1, whole genome shotgun sequence contains these coding sequences:
- the CENPU gene encoding centromere protein U isoform X2, translating to MPSKKKIKKNHTSCKLEEHKADSNLRWKSLLLEEPDVSRILKVAETNQLEELDDSFDHPLHSTAVDAYGEEHSQNEPLGRVAAPQGQNTDRRSGGEKIKFKKPRHSKPSNGDVQKFNTAGAGEEPLKETVAKKKQPSDKNTSDPSVDSPHSIQVWCPKELKRSLRDITELDIVLAEVEKIAENYRQSIDSNICRKAIGNFSSAFKDQMTDLITGVQELNNMKKKNAKAIASIKKKRQRLMQVREELIGAEPQLTQLQREYAELQERKSSLRQTIELITDLKELQQDCLDYREERPKEKVVYGTSSLPALLVESRRILGAERHFESINMKLEEALAVQKEQESKKN from the exons ATGCCctccaagaagaaaataaagaagaatcATACCAGCTGTAAGCTGGAG GAGCACAAAGCTGACTCCAATCTTCGGTGGAAATCACTTCTGCTTGAGGAGCCAGATGTTTCAAGGATATTGAAGGTAGCAGAAACAAATCAACTCGAGGAGCTTGATGATTCCTTTG ATCACCCTTTGCACAGTACTGCTGTGGATGCTTATGGAGAGGAACATTCACAAAACGAGCCACTCGGTCGTGTTGCAGCACCACAAGGGCAAAATACAGACAGACGGTctggtggggaaaaaataaaatt taaAAAACCACGTCACTCAAAGCCCTCCAATGGTGATGTTCAGAAATTCAACACAGCTGGTGCTGGAGAGGAACCCCTTAAGGAGACTGTG GCAAAAAAGAAGCAGCCTTCAGATAAGAACACATCAGATCCTTCTG TGGATAGCCCACATTCTATACAGGTTTGGTGTCCCAAAGAGCTGAAGAGATCTCTTAGAGATATTACAGAACTGGATATTGTTCTGGCCGAAGTTGAGAAGATAGCAGAAAATTACAG ACAAAGCATAGACTCAAACATTTGCAGAAAGGCTATCGGTaacttttcttctgctttcaagGATCAAATGACTGATCTT ATAACAGGAGTCCAGGAATTAaacaatatgaagaaaaaaaatgctaag GCAATAGCAAGcatcaaaaagaaaaggcagcgACTGATGCAAGTCAGAGAAGAGCTAATTGG agctGAACCACAACTGACACAGTTACAAAGAGAATATGCTGAGTTACAGGAAAGGAAATCTTCCTTGAGGCAAACAATTGAATTAATTACTGATTTAAAGGAGCTACAGCAAGACTGTTTGGATTATAGAGAAGAAAGGCCAAAAGAAAAAGTGGTA TATGGAActtccagcctccctgctcttCTGGTGGAGTCTCGGAGAATTCTAGGAGCAGAAAGGCACTTTGAGAGTATCAATATGAAGCTGGAAGAGGCTCTGGCTGTACAAAAGGAGCAGGaatcaaagaaaaattaa
- the CENPU gene encoding centromere protein U isoform X1 — MPSKKKIKKNHTSCKLEEHKADSNLRWKSLLLEEPDVSRILKVAETNQLEELDDSFDHPLHSTAVDAYGEEHSQNEPLGRVAAPQGQNTDRRSGGEKIKFKKPRHSKPSNGDVQKFNTAGAGEEPLKETVETLNSTQFQAKKKQPSDKNTSDPSVDSPHSIQVWCPKELKRSLRDITELDIVLAEVEKIAENYRQSIDSNICRKAIGNFSSAFKDQMTDLITGVQELNNMKKKNAKAIASIKKKRQRLMQVREELIGAEPQLTQLQREYAELQERKSSLRQTIELITDLKELQQDCLDYREERPKEKVVYGTSSLPALLVESRRILGAERHFESINMKLEEALAVQKEQESKKN, encoded by the exons ATGCCctccaagaagaaaataaagaagaatcATACCAGCTGTAAGCTGGAG GAGCACAAAGCTGACTCCAATCTTCGGTGGAAATCACTTCTGCTTGAGGAGCCAGATGTTTCAAGGATATTGAAGGTAGCAGAAACAAATCAACTCGAGGAGCTTGATGATTCCTTTG ATCACCCTTTGCACAGTACTGCTGTGGATGCTTATGGAGAGGAACATTCACAAAACGAGCCACTCGGTCGTGTTGCAGCACCACAAGGGCAAAATACAGACAGACGGTctggtggggaaaaaataaaatt taaAAAACCACGTCACTCAAAGCCCTCCAATGGTGATGTTCAGAAATTCAACACAGCTGGTGCTGGAGAGGAACCCCTTAAGGAGACTGTG GAAACTCTAAATTCTACTCAATTCCAGGCAAAAAAGAAGCAGCCTTCAGATAAGAACACATCAGATCCTTCTG TGGATAGCCCACATTCTATACAGGTTTGGTGTCCCAAAGAGCTGAAGAGATCTCTTAGAGATATTACAGAACTGGATATTGTTCTGGCCGAAGTTGAGAAGATAGCAGAAAATTACAG ACAAAGCATAGACTCAAACATTTGCAGAAAGGCTATCGGTaacttttcttctgctttcaagGATCAAATGACTGATCTT ATAACAGGAGTCCAGGAATTAaacaatatgaagaaaaaaaatgctaag GCAATAGCAAGcatcaaaaagaaaaggcagcgACTGATGCAAGTCAGAGAAGAGCTAATTGG agctGAACCACAACTGACACAGTTACAAAGAGAATATGCTGAGTTACAGGAAAGGAAATCTTCCTTGAGGCAAACAATTGAATTAATTACTGATTTAAAGGAGCTACAGCAAGACTGTTTGGATTATAGAGAAGAAAGGCCAAAAGAAAAAGTGGTA TATGGAActtccagcctccctgctcttCTGGTGGAGTCTCGGAGAATTCTAGGAGCAGAAAGGCACTTTGAGAGTATCAATATGAAGCTGGAAGAGGCTCTGGCTGTACAAAAGGAGCAGGaatcaaagaaaaattaa
- the PRIMPOL gene encoding DNA-directed primase/polymerase protein isoform X2, with product MDKGDGGEMKRKWQERLKKVEELASHYERNPLPTVYRPRLSKPSMPSSVWKIFSRQAEAFSYVKSCKEDVHVFALEKNTQTGQRFYLVTTYEQLWFYYTQGCKTCLMHCYEVIPEKDVCKLYFDLEFYKPANPDADGKSMVMKLIELVSQKLKEFYDVNCSSEDVLNLDSSTDEKFSRHLIFLPQKTVFKDNTHIGNFVRTILQPAITLMESRTVVIPTEEAGNVFQCSAGAGLDGSLTNLTAVEDDSKDGPAIAHETKAMGMPHQGENLDFSFLIVNDKEGNKQLFVDLGVYTKNRNFRMYKSSKAGKNVILKIAEDNKFVPNCEKDVSLEEAYFLSSLICNVGASDDIKVLSSGFSEERKMSAYLNSKTTRSSRGIRQWSYFSLKELLIYDISGYRWCENIGRAHKSNNIMILVDLKNEVWYQKCHDPVCREQNFKSQSFPLPPGICLQSLFKEEEESTLMDDRGHTEGKVNPHSDVSALSKSSVPPENSWSQDFLLSDSEWENTRDDAYFLEAAEDVELAEAADDSLNYAMEEIPDEVLLEALRKEDPYTKEGS from the exons ATGGACAAGGGGGATGGAG gagaaatgaagagaaaatggCAAGAAAGACTGAAGAAGGTGGAAGAACTAGCATCTCACTATGAAAGAAATCCTCTTCCTACAGTTTATAGACCAAGACTGTCCAAACCATCTATGCCATCCTctgtttggaaaatattttctcgACAGGCTGAAGCTTTTTCTTATGTAAAATCCTGCAAAGAG gatGTTCAtgtgtttgctttggaaaagAACACACAGACTGGACAGAGGTTTTACCTTGTGACAACATACGAACAACTTTGGTTTTATTACAC CCAAGGTTGCAAAACATGTCTTATGCATTGCTATGAAGTAATTCCTGAAAAAGATGTTTGCAAACTTTATTTTGATTTGGAGTTTTACAAACCAGCAAATCCTGATGCAGATGGCAAGAGTATGGTCATGAAGTTAATTGAG CTTGTCAGccaaaaattaaaagaattttatGATGTAAATTGTTCATCAGAAGATGTCTTGAACTTGGATTCTAGTACTGATGAAAAATTTAGTCGGCACTTAATATTTCTACCCCAAAAGACTGTATTTAAGGATAACACTCATATTG GTAACTTTGTGAGAACCATTTTGCAGCCTGCCATAACATTAATGGAGAGCAGGACTGTTGTGATTCCAACAGAAGAAGCAGGGAATGTTTTCCAGtgttctgcaggagctggattAGATGGTTCTCTTACAAACCTCACAGCTGTTGAAGATGACTCTAAAGATGGGCCAGCCATTGCTCATGAAACAAAGGCTATGGGAATGCCACACCAGGgagaaaatttggatttttcctTCCTAATAGTAAATGATAAAGAAGGCAACAAACAGCTTTTTGTGGATCTAG GAGTTTATACAAAGAATAGAAATTTCCGGATGTATAAGTCatcaaaagcaggaaaaaatgtgaTTCTGAAGATAGCAGAGGATAATAAGTTTGTCCCCAACTGTGAAAAGGATGTTTCCTTGGAAGAagcatattttctttcctctttaatCTGCAACGTTGG AGCGAGTGATGACATAAAAGTTCTGTCATCTGGCttttcagaggagagaaaaatgtcTGCTTATTTAAACAGTAAAACTACCAGAAGCAGCAGAG ggaTACGACAATGGAGTTACTTCTCTCTCAAAGAACTACTTATTTATGATATTTCTGGTTACCGTTGGTGTGAAAACATTGGAAGAGCTCACAAAAGTAACAATATAAT GATTCTCGTAGATCTAAAGAATGAAGTCTGGTATCAAAAGTGTCACGATCCTGTCTGCAGAGAACAAAACTTCAAATCACAAA GTTTTCCACTGCCGCCTGGGATATGCCTCCAGTCTCTTTTCAAAGAG GAAGAAGAGTCCACACTAATGGATGACAGGGGGcacacagaaggaaaagtaAATCCACATTCTGATGTGTCAGCCTTGTCAAAAAGCTCAGTACCTCCAGAGAACAGCTGGTCTCAAGACTTCCTGTTGTCAGACAGTGAGTGGGAAAACACACGTGACGATGCCTATTTCCTAGAAGCTGCTGAAGATGTGGAACTAGCTGAAGCTGCAGATGACAGTCTGAATTATGCCATGGAAGAAATCCCAGATGAAGTTCTTTTGGAAGCTTTAAGGAAAGAAGACCCCTACACTAAAGAAGGCAGCTAA
- the PRIMPOL gene encoding DNA-directed primase/polymerase protein isoform X1, which yields MDKGDGGEMKRKWQERLKKVEELASHYERNPLPTVYRPRLSKPSMPSSVWKIFSRQAEAFSYVKSCKEDVHVFALEKNTQTGQRFYLVTTYEQLWFYYTQGCKTCLMHCYEVIPEKDVCKLYFDLEFYKPANPDADGKSMVMKLIELVSQKLKEFYDVNCSSEDVLNLDSSTDEKFSRHLIFLPQKTVFKDNTHIGNFVRTILQPAITLMESRTVVIPTEEAGNVFQCSAGAGLDGSLTNLTAVEDDSKDGPAIAHETKAMGMPHQGENLDFSFLIVNDKEGNKQLFVDLGVYTKNRNFRMYKSSKAGKNVILKIAEDNKFVPNCEKDVSLEEAYFLSSLICNVGASDDIKVLSSGFSEERKMSAYLNSKTTRSSRDPMEGYQGSPYPEIDNFVRSLVNKDGLQGGIRQWSYFSLKELLIYDISGYRWCENIGRAHKSNNIMILVDLKNEVWYQKCHDPVCREQNFKSQSFPLPPGICLQSLFKEEEESTLMDDRGHTEGKVNPHSDVSALSKSSVPPENSWSQDFLLSDSEWENTRDDAYFLEAAEDVELAEAADDSLNYAMEEIPDEVLLEALRKEDPYTKEGS from the exons ATGGACAAGGGGGATGGAG gagaaatgaagagaaaatggCAAGAAAGACTGAAGAAGGTGGAAGAACTAGCATCTCACTATGAAAGAAATCCTCTTCCTACAGTTTATAGACCAAGACTGTCCAAACCATCTATGCCATCCTctgtttggaaaatattttctcgACAGGCTGAAGCTTTTTCTTATGTAAAATCCTGCAAAGAG gatGTTCAtgtgtttgctttggaaaagAACACACAGACTGGACAGAGGTTTTACCTTGTGACAACATACGAACAACTTTGGTTTTATTACAC CCAAGGTTGCAAAACATGTCTTATGCATTGCTATGAAGTAATTCCTGAAAAAGATGTTTGCAAACTTTATTTTGATTTGGAGTTTTACAAACCAGCAAATCCTGATGCAGATGGCAAGAGTATGGTCATGAAGTTAATTGAG CTTGTCAGccaaaaattaaaagaattttatGATGTAAATTGTTCATCAGAAGATGTCTTGAACTTGGATTCTAGTACTGATGAAAAATTTAGTCGGCACTTAATATTTCTACCCCAAAAGACTGTATTTAAGGATAACACTCATATTG GTAACTTTGTGAGAACCATTTTGCAGCCTGCCATAACATTAATGGAGAGCAGGACTGTTGTGATTCCAACAGAAGAAGCAGGGAATGTTTTCCAGtgttctgcaggagctggattAGATGGTTCTCTTACAAACCTCACAGCTGTTGAAGATGACTCTAAAGATGGGCCAGCCATTGCTCATGAAACAAAGGCTATGGGAATGCCACACCAGGgagaaaatttggatttttcctTCCTAATAGTAAATGATAAAGAAGGCAACAAACAGCTTTTTGTGGATCTAG GAGTTTATACAAAGAATAGAAATTTCCGGATGTATAAGTCatcaaaagcaggaaaaaatgtgaTTCTGAAGATAGCAGAGGATAATAAGTTTGTCCCCAACTGTGAAAAGGATGTTTCCTTGGAAGAagcatattttctttcctctttaatCTGCAACGTTGG AGCGAGTGATGACATAAAAGTTCTGTCATCTGGCttttcagaggagagaaaaatgtcTGCTTATTTAAACAGTAAAACTACCAGAAGCAGCAGAG ATCCCATGGAAGGTTACCAGGGTTCACCATACCCAGAAATTGATAATTTTGTTCGTTCTTTGGTTAATAAAGATGGGCTACAAGGAG ggaTACGACAATGGAGTTACTTCTCTCTCAAAGAACTACTTATTTATGATATTTCTGGTTACCGTTGGTGTGAAAACATTGGAAGAGCTCACAAAAGTAACAATATAAT GATTCTCGTAGATCTAAAGAATGAAGTCTGGTATCAAAAGTGTCACGATCCTGTCTGCAGAGAACAAAACTTCAAATCACAAA GTTTTCCACTGCCGCCTGGGATATGCCTCCAGTCTCTTTTCAAAGAG GAAGAAGAGTCCACACTAATGGATGACAGGGGGcacacagaaggaaaagtaAATCCACATTCTGATGTGTCAGCCTTGTCAAAAAGCTCAGTACCTCCAGAGAACAGCTGGTCTCAAGACTTCCTGTTGTCAGACAGTGAGTGGGAAAACACACGTGACGATGCCTATTTCCTAGAAGCTGCTGAAGATGTGGAACTAGCTGAAGCTGCAGATGACAGTCTGAATTATGCCATGGAAGAAATCCCAGATGAAGTTCTTTTGGAAGCTTTAAGGAAAGAAGACCCCTACACTAAAGAAGGCAGCTAA
- the PRIMPOL gene encoding DNA-directed primase/polymerase protein isoform X3, with product MDKGDGGEMKRKWQERLKKVEELASHYERNPLPTVYRPRLSKPSMPSSVWKIFSRQAEAFSYVKSCKEDVHVFALEKNTQTGQRFYLVTTYEQLWFYYTQGCKTCLMHCYEVIPEKDVCKLYFDLEFYKPANPDADGKSMVMKLIELVSQKLKEFYDVNCSSEDVLNLDSSTDEKFSRHLIFLPQKTVFKDNTHIGNFVRTILQPAITLMESRTVVIPTEEAGNVFQCSAGAGLDGSLTNLTAVEDDSKDGPAIAHETKAMGMPHQGENLDFSFLIVNDKEGNKQLFVDLGVYTKNRNFRMYKSSKAGKNVILKIAEDNKFVPNCEKDVSLEEAYFLSSLICNVGASDDIKVLSSGFSEERKMSAYLNSKTTRSSRDPMEGYQGSPYPEIDNFVRSLVNKDGLQGGIRQWSYFSLKELLIYDISGYRWCENIGRAHKSNNIMILVDLKNEVWYQKCHDPVCREQNFKSQRRRVHTNG from the exons ATGGACAAGGGGGATGGAG gagaaatgaagagaaaatggCAAGAAAGACTGAAGAAGGTGGAAGAACTAGCATCTCACTATGAAAGAAATCCTCTTCCTACAGTTTATAGACCAAGACTGTCCAAACCATCTATGCCATCCTctgtttggaaaatattttctcgACAGGCTGAAGCTTTTTCTTATGTAAAATCCTGCAAAGAG gatGTTCAtgtgtttgctttggaaaagAACACACAGACTGGACAGAGGTTTTACCTTGTGACAACATACGAACAACTTTGGTTTTATTACAC CCAAGGTTGCAAAACATGTCTTATGCATTGCTATGAAGTAATTCCTGAAAAAGATGTTTGCAAACTTTATTTTGATTTGGAGTTTTACAAACCAGCAAATCCTGATGCAGATGGCAAGAGTATGGTCATGAAGTTAATTGAG CTTGTCAGccaaaaattaaaagaattttatGATGTAAATTGTTCATCAGAAGATGTCTTGAACTTGGATTCTAGTACTGATGAAAAATTTAGTCGGCACTTAATATTTCTACCCCAAAAGACTGTATTTAAGGATAACACTCATATTG GTAACTTTGTGAGAACCATTTTGCAGCCTGCCATAACATTAATGGAGAGCAGGACTGTTGTGATTCCAACAGAAGAAGCAGGGAATGTTTTCCAGtgttctgcaggagctggattAGATGGTTCTCTTACAAACCTCACAGCTGTTGAAGATGACTCTAAAGATGGGCCAGCCATTGCTCATGAAACAAAGGCTATGGGAATGCCACACCAGGgagaaaatttggatttttcctTCCTAATAGTAAATGATAAAGAAGGCAACAAACAGCTTTTTGTGGATCTAG GAGTTTATACAAAGAATAGAAATTTCCGGATGTATAAGTCatcaaaagcaggaaaaaatgtgaTTCTGAAGATAGCAGAGGATAATAAGTTTGTCCCCAACTGTGAAAAGGATGTTTCCTTGGAAGAagcatattttctttcctctttaatCTGCAACGTTGG AGCGAGTGATGACATAAAAGTTCTGTCATCTGGCttttcagaggagagaaaaatgtcTGCTTATTTAAACAGTAAAACTACCAGAAGCAGCAGAG ATCCCATGGAAGGTTACCAGGGTTCACCATACCCAGAAATTGATAATTTTGTTCGTTCTTTGGTTAATAAAGATGGGCTACAAGGAG ggaTACGACAATGGAGTTACTTCTCTCTCAAAGAACTACTTATTTATGATATTTCTGGTTACCGTTGGTGTGAAAACATTGGAAGAGCTCACAAAAGTAACAATATAAT GATTCTCGTAGATCTAAAGAATGAAGTCTGGTATCAAAAGTGTCACGATCCTGTCTGCAGAGAACAAAACTTCAAATCACAAA GAAGAAGAGTCCACACTAATGGATGA